In a genomic window of Mycolicibacter heraklionensis:
- the cydB gene encoding cytochrome d ubiquinol oxidase subunit II — protein sequence MGLQQVWFVLVAVLFLGFFVLEGFDFGVGMLMAPFGRASTGGSAEAHRRAALNTIGPVWDGNEVWLLTAGGAMFAAFPGWYATVFSTLYLPLLAILFGMIVRAVAIEWRGKVDDPKWRAWADLAIAAGSWLPAILWGVAFAILVRGLPVDADHRVHLAFGDVINAYTLLGGLATGGLFLFYGAVFTALKTAGAIRDDAHRFANRLALPVTALVAAFGVWTQLAYGTTWTWLVLGVAVVAQLAAVALVWRRVSDGWAFTCTAVVVAAVVILLFGALYPALVPSTLDPQWSLTIYNASSTPYTLKIMTWAAAIFAPLVVVYQGWTYWVFRQRISAEQIPPSIGLARQPS from the coding sequence GTGGGTCTGCAACAGGTGTGGTTTGTACTGGTCGCGGTGCTGTTCCTCGGATTCTTCGTCTTGGAGGGCTTCGACTTCGGAGTCGGGATGCTGATGGCGCCGTTCGGCCGCGCCAGCACCGGTGGTTCAGCGGAAGCCCACCGGCGTGCGGCGCTGAACACCATCGGCCCGGTTTGGGACGGCAACGAGGTCTGGCTGCTCACTGCCGGCGGCGCGATGTTCGCCGCATTCCCCGGCTGGTACGCCACCGTGTTCTCGACGCTGTACCTGCCGCTGCTGGCGATCCTGTTCGGCATGATCGTGCGCGCCGTCGCGATCGAGTGGCGCGGCAAAGTCGACGACCCGAAATGGCGGGCGTGGGCGGACCTCGCGATCGCCGCCGGTTCCTGGCTGCCCGCGATTCTGTGGGGGGTGGCGTTCGCGATCCTGGTCCGGGGCCTTCCGGTGGACGCCGACCACCGTGTCCATCTGGCGTTCGGCGACGTGATCAACGCCTACACCCTGCTGGGTGGGCTGGCCACCGGCGGGCTTTTCCTCTTCTACGGTGCGGTCTTCACGGCGTTGAAGACCGCCGGGGCGATCCGTGACGATGCGCACCGCTTCGCGAACCGGCTGGCGCTACCGGTGACCGCGCTGGTCGCCGCCTTCGGGGTATGGACCCAGCTGGCATACGGCACCACCTGGACCTGGCTGGTGCTGGGCGTCGCGGTGGTCGCCCAACTGGCAGCGGTGGCGCTGGTGTGGCGCCGGGTCTCCGACGGCTGGGCCTTCACCTGCACCGCGGTGGTGGTCGCGGCGGTGGTCATCCTGTTGTTCGGCGCCCTGTACCCGGCGCTGGTGCCCTCCACCCTGGATCCGCAGTGGAGCCTGACGATCTACAACGCGTCGTCCACCCCGTACACCTTGAAAATCATGACCTGGGCGGCGGCGATCTTCGCCCCGCTGGTGGTGGTGTACCAAGGCTGGACGTACTGGGTTTTCCGGCAACGGATCTCAGCGGAGCAGATCCCGCCGTCCATCGGGTTGGCGAGGCAACCGTCCTGA
- the cydD gene encoding thiol reductant ABC exporter subunit CydD, with the protein MRRFLLAMVGCGVVISACAIGSAIMLADIVSHVITEPSTRNVAHWSPLLAALALLWTVRTAAHWLQARLGQRGASAAIAELSGRVLTAVTARSPRQLTTERDAAAAVVTRGLDGLRPYFTAYLPALLLAAILTPVTVLVIACYDRRAAVLVLITLPLIPVFMVLIGLATADRSAAALAAMTTLQARLLDLIAGIPTLRALGRADGPQRRIAELSDAHRRSTMATLRIAFLSALVLELLATLSVAVVAVSIGLRLVFGEMSLTAGLTVLLLVPDVYWPLRRIGVEFHAAQDGRAAAEKAFALIGAPVRQVPGSRTVVARGAEIRLDRLSVAGRDGDAPAGLTAVIAPGQVTVLTGANGAGKSTTLAAIAGLTEPSSGRITVADVDVAALDLPAWWAQLSWLPQRPALIPGTVADNLALFGDLIDTEAACAAAGFDEVIAELPDGLHTALGRGGVGLSLGQRQRLGLARALGSTAPVLLLDEPTAHLDAATEQRVLAALVRRAHAGATVVVVGHRAPVLAIGDRVVTVRSEGAAAHAPA; encoded by the coding sequence GTGCGGCGCTTCCTGCTGGCCATGGTCGGCTGTGGAGTGGTGATCTCTGCCTGCGCAATCGGATCCGCGATCATGTTGGCCGACATCGTGTCTCACGTGATCACCGAACCGTCGACACGCAACGTCGCGCACTGGTCACCGCTGCTGGCAGCGCTCGCGCTGCTATGGACGGTGCGCACCGCTGCGCACTGGCTGCAGGCACGCCTGGGCCAGCGCGGAGCCAGCGCCGCGATCGCCGAGCTGAGCGGACGGGTGCTGACCGCGGTCACAGCGCGTTCCCCCCGCCAGCTGACCACCGAACGGGATGCCGCGGCGGCCGTGGTCACCCGGGGACTGGACGGCCTGCGCCCCTACTTCACCGCCTACCTGCCCGCGCTGTTACTCGCGGCGATTCTGACCCCGGTAACCGTGCTGGTGATCGCCTGCTACGACCGGCGCGCGGCGGTACTCGTCCTGATCACCCTGCCGCTGATCCCGGTCTTCATGGTGCTGATCGGCCTTGCCACCGCCGACCGCTCAGCGGCGGCCTTGGCGGCCATGACGACCTTGCAGGCGCGGCTGCTGGATCTGATTGCCGGCATCCCGACGCTGCGCGCCCTCGGGCGAGCTGACGGGCCGCAGCGCCGCATCGCCGAGCTGTCCGACGCGCACCGGCGGTCGACGATGGCCACGCTGCGGATCGCCTTCTTGTCGGCGCTGGTGCTCGAATTGCTGGCCACGCTGAGCGTGGCGGTGGTGGCCGTCAGCATCGGCCTGCGCCTGGTGTTCGGCGAGATGAGCCTGACCGCCGGCCTGACGGTGTTGCTGCTGGTGCCTGACGTGTATTGGCCGCTGCGCCGGATCGGGGTGGAGTTCCACGCAGCCCAGGACGGGCGCGCCGCCGCCGAGAAGGCCTTCGCGCTGATCGGTGCACCGGTTCGCCAGGTGCCGGGAAGCCGCACGGTAGTAGCACGTGGCGCGGAGATTCGCCTCGATCGGCTCAGCGTGGCCGGCCGGGACGGCGATGCGCCCGCCGGCCTGACCGCGGTGATCGCCCCCGGCCAGGTCACCGTGCTGACCGGAGCCAACGGTGCCGGCAAGAGCACCACGCTGGCGGCTATCGCCGGCCTCACCGAACCCAGCTCCGGACGCATCACGGTGGCCGACGTCGATGTCGCCGCACTCGACCTGCCGGCATGGTGGGCCCAGCTGTCCTGGCTGCCGCAGCGTCCGGCGCTCATCCCGGGCACGGTGGCGGACAACCTCGCGTTGTTCGGCGATCTCATCGATACCGAAGCCGCGTGCGCCGCGGCCGGATTCGACGAGGTGATCGCGGAGCTGCCGGACGGGCTGCACACCGCGTTGGGCCGCGGCGGTGTCGGCTTGTCGTTAGGGCAGCGGCAGCGGCTGGGGCTGGCGCGCGCGCTCGGGTCGACGGCGCCGGTGCTGCTGCTCGACGAGCCGACCGCCCACCTGGACGCCGCCACCGAACAGCGGGTCCTGGCCGCCCTGGTGCGACGCGCTCACGCCGGCGCGACGGTCGTGGTGGTGGGCCACCGCGCGCCGGTGCTGGCGATCGGCGACCGGGTCGTCACCGTGCGCAGCGAGGGAGCCGCAGCTCATGCGCCGGCCTGA
- the cydC gene encoding thiol reductant ABC exporter subunit CydC encodes MRRPDPLWDAVGLLQPRLPRLLWAGLLGTLSLCSALALAATSAWLITRAWQMPPVLDLSIAVVAVRAFAISRGVLHYCERLVSHDAALRAAGNARSQLYRRLARGPVETAVRLPSGELVARVGSDVDELADVLVRALLPIAVAAVLGVVATAVIAAISPAAAAVLAACLLIAGVVAPSLAARAAAAQENTARDHLAERDVSAMEALDHAPELRIAGLLPAVIGASQNRQRAWGAALDEAAKPAAIAAALPTAAVGVSVLGAVVAGIGLADAVAPTTLAILMLLPLSAFEATTALPGAAVALTRSRIAARRLVDLAPTDPVAAAAPTAPRATSAATAPLHADLRSGYRGDRSVRVRLDLAPGDRLAITGPSGVGKTTLLMTLAGLLPPLAGRISLGGSAPQELSETDLPSAVGFFAEDAHVFATTVRDNLLVARGDCRDDELTAALSRVGLEVWLAGLPDGLATVLAGGAEALSAGQRRRVLLARALLSPARIVLLDEPTEHLDAADADDLLRDVLAAPGLFGADRTVVVATHHLPDGSATPGFAALAIPAEPTAGTRSARLRRARDPR; translated from the coding sequence ATGCGCCGGCCTGATCCGCTGTGGGACGCCGTCGGGTTACTGCAACCGCGCCTGCCCCGGTTGCTGTGGGCCGGCCTGCTCGGGACGTTGTCGCTGTGCAGCGCGCTCGCGTTGGCCGCGACGTCAGCATGGCTGATCACCCGGGCCTGGCAGATGCCACCGGTACTGGACTTGTCGATCGCCGTGGTGGCGGTACGGGCGTTCGCGATCTCACGCGGCGTATTGCACTACTGCGAGCGGCTGGTGAGCCACGACGCGGCGTTGCGGGCCGCAGGCAACGCCCGCAGCCAGCTCTACCGGCGCCTGGCCCGCGGGCCGGTAGAGACCGCGGTGCGGCTGCCCAGCGGTGAGTTGGTGGCGCGGGTGGGCTCCGATGTCGACGAGCTGGCAGACGTCCTGGTACGCGCCCTGCTCCCCATCGCAGTGGCGGCGGTGCTGGGTGTGGTGGCCACCGCGGTGATCGCGGCGATCTCACCGGCGGCCGCGGCGGTCCTGGCCGCCTGCCTGCTGATTGCCGGCGTCGTCGCACCGTCGCTGGCCGCGCGGGCCGCCGCAGCACAGGAGAACACGGCCCGCGACCACCTCGCCGAGCGTGACGTCTCGGCGATGGAAGCGCTCGACCACGCCCCCGAATTGCGGATCGCCGGCCTGCTCCCCGCCGTCATCGGTGCGTCCCAGAATCGGCAGCGAGCGTGGGGGGCAGCCCTGGATGAGGCCGCCAAACCGGCCGCGATCGCCGCTGCCCTGCCCACCGCCGCGGTCGGGGTCAGTGTGTTGGGCGCCGTGGTAGCCGGGATCGGGCTCGCCGATGCCGTGGCGCCCACCACCCTGGCCATTCTGATGTTGTTGCCGCTGTCCGCGTTTGAGGCGACCACCGCGCTGCCGGGCGCCGCCGTCGCGCTGACCCGTTCACGGATCGCGGCGCGGCGCCTGGTCGACCTGGCGCCGACGGATCCCGTGGCTGCGGCCGCGCCGACGGCGCCACGGGCAACTTCGGCCGCTACCGCGCCGCTGCACGCCGATCTGCGGTCCGGGTATCGCGGGGATCGGTCCGTCCGGGTGCGGCTTGATTTGGCGCCCGGCGACCGGCTGGCGATCACCGGCCCCAGTGGAGTCGGCAAGACCACGCTGCTGATGACCCTGGCCGGTCTGCTGCCACCGCTGGCCGGTCGTATTTCGTTAGGCGGGAGCGCACCGCAGGAGCTTTCCGAAACCGACCTGCCATCCGCGGTCGGTTTCTTTGCCGAAGACGCACACGTCTTCGCGACCACAGTCCGCGACAACCTGCTGGTGGCGCGCGGAGATTGCCGCGACGACGAACTGACCGCCGCCTTGAGCCGGGTGGGCCTCGAGGTGTGGCTGGCCGGTCTTCCCGACGGTTTGGCCACCGTGCTGGCCGGCGGCGCCGAAGCCCTGTCGGCGGGTCAGCGACGGCGCGTGTTGCTGGCCCGGGCGCTGCTCTCGCCGGCCCGGATCGTGCTGCTCGACGAACCGACCGAGCACCTCGACGCGGCCGACGCGGACGACCTCCTGCGGGACGTATTGGCCGCGCCCGGCCTGTTCGGAGCCGACCGGACGGTGGTGGTGGCCACCCACCACCTGCCTGACGGCTCCGCTACGCCCGGCTTCGCCGCGCTCGCGATCCCCGCTGAGCCGACGGCGGGGACCCGCAGCGCCCGGCTTCGCCGCGCTCGCGATCCCCGCTAG
- a CDS encoding fused (3R)-hydroxyacyl-ACP dehydratase subunits HadA/HadB, which produces MTAAETSAIESRVGHYYQMDGTYLVGREKVREYARAVQDYHPAHWDVAAAAEMGYSDVVAPLTFTSTPGMNCNRRMFESVVVGYDTYMQTEEVFEQHRPIVAGDELKIDVELTSVRRIAGRDLITVTNTFTDTAGERVHTLHTTVVGVTAEDIDPTVKTAVHNAMMHDVNILDVGESDAAYEKTVRPEGEVRISEGGLTRTPATPSFDDVKVGDELPVRHTRLARGDLVNYAGVAGDANPIHWDEDIAKLAGLPDVIAHGMLTMGLGAGFASAWTGDPGAVTRYAVRLSAPAIVSAKEGADIEFSGRIKSLDPATRSGTILVAAKSDNRKIFGLATLHVRFR; this is translated from the coding sequence ATGACCGCAGCAGAGACGTCGGCGATCGAATCCCGGGTCGGCCATTACTACCAAATGGACGGCACCTACCTGGTGGGGCGGGAGAAGGTTCGCGAGTACGCACGTGCCGTGCAGGACTATCACCCCGCACACTGGGACGTCGCTGCCGCTGCGGAGATGGGCTACTCGGACGTAGTGGCACCGCTGACGTTCACCTCGACCCCCGGCATGAATTGCAATCGCCGGATGTTCGAATCGGTGGTCGTCGGCTACGACACCTACATGCAGACCGAAGAGGTCTTCGAGCAGCACCGCCCGATCGTCGCCGGCGATGAGCTGAAGATCGACGTGGAACTGACCTCGGTGCGCCGCATCGCCGGCCGCGACTTGATCACCGTCACCAACACCTTCACCGACACCGCCGGCGAGCGGGTGCACACCCTGCACACCACCGTCGTCGGGGTGACCGCCGAGGACATCGACCCGACCGTCAAGACGGCCGTGCACAACGCGATGATGCACGACGTCAACATTCTCGACGTCGGCGAATCCGATGCCGCCTACGAGAAGACGGTGCGTCCCGAGGGCGAGGTTCGGATCTCCGAAGGCGGCCTGACCCGAACCCCGGCGACCCCGTCCTTCGACGACGTCAAGGTCGGCGACGAACTGCCTGTACGCCACACTCGGCTGGCGCGCGGCGACCTGGTGAACTACGCCGGTGTCGCCGGCGACGCGAACCCCATCCACTGGGACGAGGACATCGCCAAGCTGGCCGGCCTCCCCGATGTGATCGCGCACGGCATGCTCACCATGGGTCTGGGCGCGGGATTCGCCTCCGCATGGACCGGTGACCCGGGCGCCGTCACCCGCTACGCCGTACGGCTGTCGGCGCCGGCGATCGTCTCCGCCAAGGAGGGCGCCGACATCGAGTTCAGCGGGCGGATCAAGTCGCTGGACCCGGCGACCCGCAGCGGTACCATCTTGGTCGCCGCGAAGTCTGACAACCGGAAGATCTTCGGCCTGGCGACCTTGCACGTCCGGTTCCGCTGA
- a CDS encoding PPE family protein translates to MDFAALPPEINSGRMYAGAGSGPLLAAASAWDALAAELGSAASSYESVVSSLTGEWSGPSSTSMAAAAEPYVTWMSTTATQAELSANQARAAAAAYEAAFAATVPPPVVAANRTQLATLIATNFLGQNTPAIAATEIHYAEMWAQDAGAMYGYAGSAAAATQLTPFNQPPETTNPTGTANQLAASAEATGNSAASNISQQVSQLLNSMPQALQSLASNPVGTAAATTSTSFLDSWNTIFSTLVGPTTPLGWSTIPGGYWLAFGQMYSWIMNGMAAQSFFAGPKAITGALLPLAPLAQTALPAASLSSATGVLGNAATVGKLSVPASWAVAAPATKLVSMASSLPATLEAAPMAAVAGQDAMFGEMALSSLLGRGIGGTATQTVGAATRSMRNSGGSDAFGPIPPGEADPAAATIIVIPALDE, encoded by the coding sequence ATGGATTTTGCTGCATTGCCGCCGGAGATCAACTCCGGCCGTATGTACGCAGGTGCGGGCTCCGGCCCCCTGCTGGCGGCCGCTTCGGCTTGGGACGCGCTCGCGGCCGAATTGGGTTCTGCGGCTTCGTCCTATGAATCCGTGGTTTCGAGCCTGACCGGGGAATGGTCGGGGCCGTCGTCCACTTCGATGGCCGCGGCAGCCGAGCCCTACGTGACCTGGATGAGCACGACCGCCACACAGGCCGAGCTCTCCGCCAACCAGGCCCGCGCCGCCGCAGCGGCTTACGAGGCGGCCTTCGCCGCGACGGTGCCGCCACCGGTGGTCGCGGCGAACCGGACGCAGCTGGCAACCCTGATCGCGACGAATTTCCTCGGGCAGAACACGCCGGCGATCGCGGCCACCGAGATTCACTACGCGGAGATGTGGGCCCAAGACGCCGGGGCCATGTACGGCTACGCCGGATCGGCCGCAGCGGCGACGCAGCTCACCCCGTTCAACCAGCCACCGGAGACCACCAACCCGACCGGCACGGCCAATCAGTTGGCGGCATCGGCAGAGGCGACCGGAAACTCGGCGGCCTCCAACATCTCGCAGCAGGTCTCCCAGCTGCTGAATTCGATGCCCCAGGCGCTGCAGTCGCTGGCCTCCAACCCCGTGGGGACCGCGGCGGCGACAACATCGACTTCATTCCTGGACAGCTGGAACACGATCTTCTCCACACTGGTCGGGCCCACGACCCCGCTCGGCTGGTCGACCATCCCCGGTGGCTATTGGCTGGCGTTCGGGCAGATGTACTCCTGGATCATGAACGGGATGGCTGCACAGTCCTTCTTCGCCGGCCCGAAAGCCATCACCGGAGCGCTGCTGCCGCTGGCACCTCTGGCGCAAACGGCATTACCGGCAGCGAGCCTGAGCAGTGCCACGGGCGTGCTGGGCAACGCCGCGACGGTCGGGAAGTTGTCGGTACCGGCTTCCTGGGCGGTCGCGGCGCCGGCGACCAAGCTGGTCAGCATGGCTTCGTCACTGCCGGCAACCCTGGAGGCCGCCCCGATGGCGGCGGTCGCCGGTCAGGACGCCATGTTCGGTGAGATGGCCCTGTCCAGCCTGCTGGGCCGCGGCATAGGCGGCACCGCAACCCAAACCGTCGGCGCGGCCACCCGTTCCATGCGCAACAGCGGCGGATCCGATGCCTTCGGTCCCATTCCGCCCGGTGAAGCCGATCCCGCGGCGGCCACCATCATCGTGATCCCGGCGCTGGATGAGTGA
- a CDS encoding PPE family protein: MYFSLLPPEVNSANMYAGPGSGSLIAAATAWGRLASELSTAASEYNAVLASLASESWTGPSATAMTAAAQPFTAWMSTTAATAAQAAAQAQAAATAYEAAHAATVPPEVVTANRTQNQMLYATNFLGQNLAAIAANEAQYLEMWAQDAAAMQTYAASAAAATKITAFTEPPQTTTGTAAATSAASGGSAAATSGSNSILDFLANLATQYNTFVNNLLTQLTGNPSAPANFASVFSALKGPAGLTTPFNDISLLTNFPIQNALKFGTPVGRVFEGLPLSGLGAGLRVGGMAGLTSSVSATMSEANLVGNLSVPPSWASASPAIRLAATGVPAAGLAAAPASGMAGGLINQAALGSMAGGALGSASPRTVPSGRIRIQGGKAKTPVKLDAVIAKLQSQPEAVQHWNVDQAGLDELLDELSRKPGVHAVHLKGAKKAATPLS; this comes from the coding sequence ATGTATTTCTCTTTGCTCCCGCCGGAAGTCAACTCGGCCAACATGTACGCCGGCCCCGGTTCCGGGTCGCTGATTGCCGCCGCCACGGCGTGGGGGCGTCTTGCCAGCGAATTAAGCACCGCCGCATCCGAATACAACGCGGTGCTCGCCTCGCTCGCGAGTGAATCGTGGACCGGTCCGTCGGCAACGGCGATGACGGCCGCCGCCCAGCCCTTCACCGCCTGGATGTCGACGACCGCGGCCACCGCGGCTCAGGCGGCCGCCCAGGCGCAGGCCGCGGCCACCGCCTACGAAGCGGCGCACGCGGCGACCGTCCCGCCGGAAGTCGTTACGGCCAACCGCACCCAGAACCAGATGCTGTACGCCACGAACTTCCTCGGCCAGAATCTCGCGGCCATCGCGGCCAACGAAGCCCAGTACCTGGAGATGTGGGCGCAGGACGCCGCCGCCATGCAGACCTACGCCGCATCGGCTGCCGCGGCCACCAAGATCACCGCGTTCACCGAGCCTCCGCAGACCACCACCGGGACCGCCGCAGCCACGTCGGCGGCCAGCGGGGGGTCGGCGGCAGCCACCTCGGGCAGCAACTCGATCCTGGATTTCCTGGCCAACCTGGCGACCCAGTACAACACCTTCGTCAACAACCTGCTCACCCAGCTGACCGGCAATCCGAGTGCTCCGGCCAACTTCGCGTCGGTGTTCTCGGCCCTGAAGGGTCCGGCGGGGCTGACCACGCCGTTCAACGACATTTCGTTGCTGACCAACTTCCCCATCCAGAACGCTCTGAAGTTCGGAACTCCGGTGGGCCGGGTTTTCGAAGGCCTGCCGCTCAGCGGTCTCGGCGCCGGGCTTCGGGTGGGAGGCATGGCCGGCCTGACCTCGTCGGTGTCGGCCACCATGTCCGAGGCGAACCTGGTGGGCAACCTGTCCGTCCCGCCGAGCTGGGCCTCTGCCAGCCCGGCAATCCGGCTGGCGGCCACCGGCGTTCCCGCCGCAGGCCTGGCAGCCGCCCCCGCCTCGGGGATGGCCGGCGGCCTGATCAACCAGGCGGCGCTGGGCAGTATGGCCGGCGGCGCGCTGGGAAGCGCCAGCCCCCGCACCGTGCCCAGCGGGCGCATTCGCATCCAGGGCGGCAAGGCGAAGACTCCGGTCAAGCTCGACGCGGTGATCGCCAAGCTGCAGAGCCAGCCCGAGGCGGTTCAGCACTGGAACGTCGACCAGGCCGGACTCGACGAACTGCTTGACGAATTGTCGAGGAAGCCCGGCGTTCACGCCGTGCACCTCAAGGGCGCCAAGAAAGCCGCAACGCCCCTCAGCTGA